The following are encoded together in the Methylomonas methanica MC09 genome:
- a CDS encoding HAD family hydrolase produces the protein MNGFKLDCVLFDLDGTLVDTAPDLVACLNQALAAYDLPATRDADIKHCISMGALAMIKYAAPNLDSSKQNQLLDYMLDCYQSNIAAHSRFFDGISETLATIETLGLKWGVVTNKRERFTLPLMDALNLSSRAACVVSGDTTANSKPHPEPMLAACRQAGVSPENCVYIGDASHDIAAGKNANMKTLAALYGYIKENDQPENWGADALIEHPQQLQQWIQATLCH, from the coding sequence ATGAACGGTTTTAAATTGGATTGCGTACTGTTTGATCTGGATGGAACGTTGGTCGATACGGCGCCCGATCTGGTGGCTTGCCTCAATCAGGCGTTAGCTGCGTACGACCTCCCCGCCACCCGGGATGCAGATATCAAGCACTGCATTTCCATGGGCGCGCTGGCCATGATCAAATACGCCGCTCCGAACTTAGACTCCAGCAAACAAAATCAATTGCTGGATTACATGTTGGATTGTTATCAAAGCAACATTGCCGCGCACAGCCGATTTTTCGATGGGATTTCCGAAACCCTGGCGACCATCGAGACGCTAGGCCTGAAATGGGGCGTCGTCACCAATAAGCGCGAACGCTTCACCTTACCGCTGATGGATGCCTTAAACCTCAGCAGCAGAGCGGCTTGCGTAGTCAGCGGCGATACCACGGCCAACAGCAAACCGCATCCAGAGCCGATGTTGGCCGCCTGCAGGCAAGCCGGAGTCAGCCCCGAGAACTGCGTGTATATCGGCGATGCTTCGCATGATATCGCCGCCGGCAAAAACGCCAACATGAAAACGCTCGCCGCTCTATACGGTTACATCAAGGAAAACGACCAACCCGAGAATTGGGGCGCGGACGCCCTCATCGAACATCCGCAACAATTACAGCAATGGATACAGGCTACGCTATGCCATTAA
- a CDS encoding HlyC/CorC family transporter: MNDIPLSILIGVLVLLLLLSAFFSGSETALMTLNRYRLKHLVKQKHRGATKAHQLLKRPDRLIGLILLGNNFVNILASSIATVIAIRVGGDEAIPAATAILTILVLIFAEVTPKTLAALRPEKLAFISSWVYAPLLKVFYPIVWIVNTISNVLLRIIGVNPKKAKIDSLDKDELKSIVSDTDHLLPARYQNMLLSILDLESASVEDIMTQRKEIIGIDLEDSVEDIIEQLRNSPHTRLPVYKKNIDRVIGFLHIRSVLAQINHTEFDKQSITDSLSKPFFIPASTSIHKQMQIFKTEKLRIGLVVDEYGDVQGLVTLDDLLQEIVGELVAEEPDIKMQKDGSYLVDASVTVRELNRVTHWDLPTEGPKTLNGLIIEYMETIPEPGTSIKLHGQIVEIIQRDENTVKFVRFHPEIETP; encoded by the coding sequence TTGAATGATATTCCGTTAAGTATACTGATCGGTGTACTGGTCCTTTTGCTGCTTTTATCCGCTTTTTTCTCTGGCTCCGAAACTGCTTTGATGACGCTAAACCGTTATCGGCTTAAACATTTGGTTAAACAGAAACACCGTGGCGCCACCAAGGCCCACCAGCTGCTTAAAAGACCCGATCGCTTGATCGGCTTGATTTTATTGGGCAATAATTTCGTTAACATACTGGCCTCTTCAATTGCCACGGTAATTGCCATCCGTGTGGGAGGCGATGAAGCCATCCCCGCTGCCACCGCCATTTTGACCATCCTGGTTTTGATATTCGCCGAAGTCACCCCCAAAACCCTGGCCGCCCTCAGGCCTGAAAAACTGGCATTTATTTCCTCCTGGGTTTATGCACCGTTATTGAAAGTGTTTTACCCCATTGTCTGGATCGTTAACACAATTTCCAATGTGCTGCTACGGATCATTGGCGTCAACCCCAAAAAAGCTAAAATAGACAGCCTGGACAAGGACGAATTAAAAAGTATCGTTTCGGACACCGACCATCTGCTGCCGGCGCGTTATCAAAATATGCTGCTCAGTATTCTGGACCTGGAATCCGCCAGCGTTGAAGACATCATGACGCAACGCAAGGAAATCATCGGTATCGATCTGGAAGACAGCGTCGAGGACATTATCGAGCAATTGCGCAACAGCCCACATACCCGTCTGCCGGTCTATAAAAAGAACATCGACCGGGTGATCGGCTTTTTGCATATTCGCAGTGTTTTAGCGCAGATAAATCACACCGAATTCGACAAACAAAGCATTACCGACAGCCTGAGCAAACCGTTCTTTATTCCGGCCAGCACCTCTATTCATAAACAAATGCAGATTTTCAAAACCGAAAAATTGCGTATCGGCTTAGTGGTCGATGAATACGGCGATGTACAGGGCTTGGTCACATTAGATGATTTACTGCAGGAAATCGTCGGCGAATTAGTGGCCGAGGAACCCGATATCAAAATGCAGAAAGACGGCAGTTATCTGGTCGATGCCAGCGTAACCGTTAGAGAGCTCAACCGCGTCACGCATTGGGATCTGCCCACCGAAGGCCCTAAAACCTTGAACGGACTGATCATCGAATACATGGAAACCATCCCTGAACCGGGTACCAGTATCAAACTGCACGGACAAATAGTGGAAATTATCCAACGCGATGAAAACACCGTTAAGTTCGTACGCTTTCATCCGGAAATCGAAACGCCTTAA
- the ubiG gene encoding bifunctional 2-polyprenyl-6-hydroxyphenol methylase/3-demethylubiquinol 3-O-methyltransferase UbiG produces the protein MTATDNVHPQEIHKFGSRAEHWWDPNGEFKTLHDVNPLRLRFIQQFAELPGKRLVDVGCGGGILTEGLAKAGADVLGIDLSEDLIDIADLHGLETGINAHYQKISAESLAEQQPAGFDHVTCMEMLEHVPDPASIIRACATLVKPGGMVFFSTLNRVPKAYLLAILAAEHILKMLPQGTHDYKTFIKPSELCQSARNAGLELQGMTGIEYNPFSKKFSLGKDIGVNYIAAFRRSE, from the coding sequence ATGACTGCGACCGATAACGTTCACCCTCAAGAAATCCATAAATTCGGCTCTCGGGCAGAGCATTGGTGGGATCCCAACGGCGAATTTAAGACCCTGCACGATGTTAATCCGCTTAGATTGCGTTTCATACAGCAGTTTGCCGAATTGCCCGGCAAGCGCTTGGTCGATGTAGGCTGCGGCGGTGGAATTTTGACCGAAGGCCTGGCCAAGGCCGGTGCGGATGTCTTGGGCATCGATCTTAGCGAAGATCTGATCGACATCGCCGATTTGCATGGTCTGGAAACCGGCATTAATGCTCATTACCAAAAAATCAGCGCCGAAAGTTTGGCGGAGCAACAACCCGCCGGGTTCGATCATGTCACCTGCATGGAAATGCTGGAACACGTCCCGGATCCCGCCTCTATCATTCGCGCTTGCGCGACCTTGGTCAAACCGGGGGGCATGGTGTTTTTTTCCACCCTAAACCGGGTACCTAAAGCCTATCTGCTGGCCATCCTGGCCGCCGAACACATACTCAAAATGCTGCCCCAAGGCACACACGACTATAAAACTTTTATCAAGCCGTCGGAATTATGCCAATCGGCCCGCAATGCCGGACTGGAATTACAAGGAATGACCGGCATTGAGTACAACCCTTTCAGTAAGAAATTCAGTTTGGGAAAAGACATCGGTGTCAATTACATCGCCGCCTTTAGGCGCTCTGAGTGA
- the fliE gene encoding flagellar hook-basal body complex protein FliE, giving the protein MSDMNVNQVLAQMRAMSIEAGNKPAAPGNDSGDFAAMLKESIDAVNQTQKTAGKLSTAFETGQSDVSLAEVMIASQKASVSFQAMLQVRNKLVDAYKDVMSMPM; this is encoded by the coding sequence ATGTCAGATATGAATGTCAATCAAGTACTGGCCCAAATGCGGGCGATGTCTATCGAAGCGGGCAACAAGCCCGCCGCCCCCGGTAACGACTCCGGTGATTTTGCGGCGATGCTGAAAGAGTCCATCGACGCAGTCAACCAAACTCAAAAAACCGCCGGCAAATTATCGACAGCGTTTGAAACCGGCCAGTCCGATGTCAGTCTGGCCGAAGTCATGATCGCTTCGCAAAAAGCCAGCGTTTCCTTCCAGGCGATGTTACAAGTACGCAATAAACTGGTCGATGCCTACAAGGATGTTATGAGCATGCCGATGTAG
- a CDS encoding sigma-54 dependent transcriptional regulator, translating to MVLPDILLIDDNVIRAQQVETVLRFLEYELTAVGSGECQPILEDLSGFDAVFVGAAAEKQATLLRMVTEKSGDMPVFLLVEKEAQPVSSSIQQMVSRVLEWPTTYPVLTEELNNLIQLQSPAKKAQSHKGLAGRSKAIQKTRELIDQVAKSDATVLILGESGTGKEVVAQALHRASLRKDKPFVPVNCGAIPGELLESELFGHEKGAFTGALTSRQGRFELAEGGTLFLDEIGDMPMPMQVKLLRVLQERTFERVGSNKTIQCDVRIVAATHRKLEQEISEKRFREDLFYRLNVFPIEVPALRERSDDIPYLVADLIGRMEAANRGSVKLSRNAIAVLMQHHWPGNVRELSNLIERLAIIYPDRLVDAGDLPEKFQGYEVPPESKLDWQEVEVATNEALSRPAGGSEQAVLPASGAAVHLPEQGIDLKEYLSDLENELIRQALEECNGVVAHAAKLLNMRRTTLVEKLRKVDAA from the coding sequence ATGGTTTTACCCGACATTTTGCTAATTGATGACAATGTAATCAGAGCTCAGCAAGTTGAGACCGTGCTGAGGTTTCTGGAATATGAATTGACGGCGGTTGGTAGCGGCGAATGTCAGCCGATTTTGGAAGACTTGTCCGGATTCGATGCGGTTTTTGTGGGGGCCGCTGCCGAGAAGCAAGCAACATTACTCAGAATGGTGACGGAAAAATCCGGCGATATGCCGGTTTTTCTGCTGGTGGAAAAAGAGGCCCAACCGGTATCCAGTTCCATTCAGCAGATGGTGTCGCGGGTGTTGGAGTGGCCTACGACCTACCCGGTATTGACGGAAGAACTGAATAACCTGATTCAATTGCAGAGCCCGGCGAAAAAAGCGCAATCCCATAAGGGCTTGGCCGGACGCAGCAAGGCGATACAAAAAACCCGCGAACTGATAGATCAGGTCGCCAAGTCGGATGCCACTGTACTGATTTTGGGCGAATCCGGCACGGGTAAGGAAGTGGTGGCCCAGGCCCTGCACCGCGCATCTCTGCGTAAGGATAAACCCTTTGTGCCGGTCAATTGCGGCGCCATCCCCGGCGAGTTGTTGGAAAGCGAGTTATTCGGCCACGAAAAAGGCGCGTTTACCGGTGCGTTGACTTCACGGCAGGGCCGGTTCGAACTGGCCGAGGGCGGCACTTTGTTTCTGGATGAAATCGGCGACATGCCGATGCCGATGCAGGTTAAATTGTTGCGTGTATTGCAGGAGCGCACCTTCGAACGGGTCGGCAGCAATAAAACCATACAGTGCGATGTGCGTATTGTCGCGGCCACTCATAGGAAACTGGAACAGGAAATTAGCGAAAAACGTTTTCGCGAAGACTTATTCTACCGTTTGAACGTATTCCCGATTGAAGTGCCGGCGTTGCGGGAACGCTCGGATGACATACCTTATTTGGTAGCCGATTTGATCGGACGCATGGAGGCGGCCAACAGGGGATCGGTCAAGCTGTCGCGCAATGCAATTGCAGTGCTGATGCAGCATCATTGGCCGGGCAACGTGCGGGAACTTTCCAATCTGATCGAGCGTTTGGCCATTATTTATCCGGATCGCTTGGTGGATGCCGGCGATTTACCGGAAAAGTTCCAAGGCTATGAAGTGCCGCCGGAATCTAAACTGGATTGGCAGGAAGTTGAGGTGGCGACAAATGAAGCGCTTAGCCGGCCGGCCGGCGGGAGCGAGCAGGCTGTTCTGCCGGCGTCCGGCGCGGCCGTCCATTTGCCCGAACAAGGTATCGACTTAAAAGAGTACCTGAGCGATTTGGAAAACGAATTGATCCGCCAAGCGCTGGAGGAGTGCAACGGTGTGGTGGCGCATGCGGCTAAATTGCTTAACATGCGCCGTACCACCCTGGTGGAAAAATTAAGAAAAGTGGATGCGGCCTGA
- a CDS encoding sensor histidine kinase, which produces MNPSHLQYQQKTERLTDAFRMFNELSENLALSYQGLQEQVAHLNNQLAAARSERLATLSEKEKLASRLQQILAALPAAVILLDAQNRIIDCNENAIGFLGEPLLGRQWQDIMARSLLPVPDSPHERQLLDGRIVSLTRNHLSNDAEQIILLSDVSELRTLQDRLAQQKHLSAMGEMVASLAHQVRTPLATAILYASQMSRPQLSEIKRQRFSEKILERLQYLERQVNDMLIYAKQGRLAMQGFSLQGMLRHLAERMEEFDGTFLLDNRVAQDSLLGNQDALRGALLNLLNNAIESGAGLIGLTAVQSGQGVEISIRDDGPGIDPGRQAQLFEPFYTTKTHGTGLGLSVVDSVVKAHKGSVTCRSELGLGSVFVLTLPVLQQGLSLSSADLESVSLENHYEAI; this is translated from the coding sequence ATGAATCCAAGCCACCTTCAATATCAACAAAAAACCGAACGCCTGACCGATGCGTTCCGAATGTTTAACGAGCTTTCGGAAAATCTGGCGTTATCCTATCAAGGCTTACAAGAGCAGGTTGCCCATCTCAACAATCAGTTGGCCGCGGCCCGCAGCGAGCGCCTGGCGACTTTGAGTGAAAAAGAGAAACTGGCCAGCCGTCTGCAGCAAATTTTGGCGGCGTTACCGGCCGCCGTTATTCTGCTCGACGCGCAAAACCGCATTATCGATTGTAATGAAAACGCCATCGGATTTTTGGGTGAGCCCTTGTTGGGCCGGCAATGGCAAGACATTATGGCGCGCAGCCTGTTGCCGGTTCCCGATTCGCCGCACGAACGCCAGCTGTTGGACGGCCGTATCGTCAGTCTTACCCGTAATCATCTCAGCAACGATGCCGAGCAAATCATTTTGTTATCGGATGTCAGCGAATTGCGCACTCTGCAAGACAGGCTGGCGCAACAAAAGCATTTATCGGCCATGGGCGAGATGGTCGCCAGTCTGGCCCATCAAGTGCGCACGCCGCTGGCGACCGCTATTTTGTATGCCTCGCAAATGAGCCGGCCGCAATTAAGCGAGATCAAACGGCAGCGGTTTTCCGAAAAAATTTTGGAGCGCTTGCAGTATCTGGAACGCCAAGTCAATGACATGCTGATTTATGCCAAGCAAGGCCGTTTGGCCATGCAGGGATTTTCCTTGCAGGGCATGCTGCGGCACCTTGCGGAACGAATGGAAGAATTCGACGGCACTTTTTTGCTGGATAACCGGGTTGCACAAGACAGCTTACTGGGGAATCAGGATGCGCTGCGGGGCGCTTTGTTGAATTTGTTGAACAATGCCATCGAGTCCGGAGCGGGCTTGATCGGACTGACGGCGGTGCAAAGCGGGCAAGGCGTCGAGATCAGTATTCGGGACGATGGACCGGGTATCGATCCCGGCCGGCAAGCGCAGTTGTTCGAACCGTTTTATACCACCAAGACCCACGGTACCGGTTTGGGTTTGTCAGTGGTGGACAGCGTGGTTAAGGCGCACAAAGGTTCGGTGACTTGCCGATCCGAATTGGGGCTGGGTAGCGTATTTGTGTTGACTTTGCCGGTTTTGCAGCAGGGTTTGAGTTTGTCATCGGCGGACCTTGAGTCCGTCAGTCTGGAGAATCATTATGAAGCAATATGA
- a CDS encoding sigma-54-dependent transcriptional regulator has product MKQYDVLIVEDDAALREALCDTLELEGYSVIYAKNGIEALSQLQKCAVSLVVSDVQMPVMDGLQLLQNLGQKFESLPVLLMTAYGTVPSAVEAMRAGACDYLIKPFEAEALVAKVAQLIVGEPLPKQERVVADEHMKKLYGLANKVAKTNVTMLLEGESGTGKEVLARYIHRNSHYHAGPFEAINCAAIPENMLEAMLFGYEKGAFTGATQAMPGKFEQAQGGTLLLDEISEMDLGLQAKLLRVLQEKEVERLGSQRKIELSVRILATTNRKLKDYVRQGRFREDLYFRLSVFPIRIPPLRERIGDILPLAAELLSKHSPHGKTHYRFDEGAMHKLQAYHWPGNVRELENVMQRALILQSGHCIRAEDLLFEDEAYDSVDCLPVVRQAIVPATEMPEQQSYADDGESQSLGDGVRSAEEKIILQILNEARGNRKATAEKLGISPRTLRYKIARMKEAGVFVPC; this is encoded by the coding sequence ATGAAGCAATATGATGTGCTTATCGTGGAAGACGACGCGGCATTGCGCGAAGCGCTCTGCGATACCTTGGAGTTGGAAGGTTATAGCGTCATTTACGCCAAAAACGGTATCGAAGCACTCAGTCAATTACAAAAGTGCGCGGTGAGTTTGGTGGTTAGCGATGTGCAAATGCCGGTCATGGACGGATTGCAGTTGTTGCAAAATCTCGGGCAAAAATTCGAAAGTTTGCCGGTATTGTTGATGACGGCTTACGGCACGGTTCCCAGTGCCGTGGAAGCCATGCGGGCAGGCGCTTGCGACTATCTGATCAAGCCTTTTGAAGCCGAAGCCCTGGTGGCCAAGGTGGCGCAATTAATCGTCGGTGAGCCGTTACCTAAACAGGAGCGCGTGGTGGCCGATGAGCATATGAAAAAGCTGTACGGTTTGGCGAATAAAGTCGCCAAAACCAACGTTACCATGTTACTGGAAGGCGAAAGCGGTACCGGCAAGGAAGTGCTGGCGCGTTATATTCACCGCAACTCGCATTACCATGCCGGTCCGTTCGAAGCCATTAATTGCGCCGCCATTCCGGAAAATATGCTGGAAGCCATGTTGTTCGGGTATGAAAAAGGCGCTTTTACCGGCGCGACGCAAGCTATGCCGGGCAAATTCGAACAAGCCCAGGGCGGCACTTTATTGCTGGATGAAATTTCCGAAATGGATTTAGGCTTGCAAGCCAAATTGTTAAGGGTGTTGCAGGAAAAAGAAGTCGAACGTTTGGGCAGTCAGCGTAAAATCGAGTTAAGCGTCAGAATTTTGGCGACCACTAACCGCAAATTAAAAGACTATGTGCGGCAAGGCCGGTTTCGGGAGGACTTGTACTTCAGATTAAGCGTGTTTCCGATTAGGATTCCGCCTTTACGCGAACGTATCGGCGATATTTTGCCGCTGGCGGCTGAGTTGTTAAGCAAACACAGTCCCCACGGCAAGACGCATTACCGCTTCGATGAGGGCGCAATGCATAAGCTACAGGCTTACCACTGGCCGGGCAACGTCAGAGAATTGGAGAATGTCATGCAGCGGGCGCTGATTTTACAGAGCGGTCACTGTATTCGTGCCGAGGATTTGTTGTTCGAAGACGAGGCGTACGATTCGGTGGATTGTTTGCCTGTCGTCCGGCAAGCTATTGTTCCGGCTACGGAAATGCCGGAGCAGCAAAGTTATGCCGATGATGGCGAGTCGCAGAGTCTGGGCGATGGCGTACGTTCCGCGGAGGAAAAAATCATTTTACAAATCCTCAACGAAGCCAGAGGGAACCGCAAAGCGACCGCCGAAAAGCTGGGTATCAGTCCGCGCACCTTGCGCTATAAAATTGCCCGCATGAAAGAAGCGGGTGTGTTCGTGCCCTGTTAA